One region of Spartobacteria bacterium genomic DNA includes:
- a CDS encoding amino acid ABC transporter ATP-binding protein, protein MTPLLDVQHLTMQFDGKTVLNDINFTLHRGEVKVIMGPSGSGKSTILRCLNLLQKPTSGNILLNGKDITAPYTDERLVRREIGFVFQQFALFKHLDALHNVALALIKILKMPRKEAYTRAEQELHRVDMFDHRHKYPAQLSGGQQQRVAIARALAMDPKVILFDEPTSALDPELSREVSVIINKLFLDDVTMLCVTHDPHFAKFVCDRIIFIDHGVILTEQLPELLYQQTEDQRIRNFFQMSRES, encoded by the coding sequence ATGACCCCATTATTGGACGTACAACATCTAACCATGCAATTCGATGGGAAAACCGTGCTCAATGATATCAATTTCACACTCCATCGCGGCGAGGTCAAAGTCATCATGGGGCCCTCCGGCAGCGGTAAATCGACCATTCTCCGCTGTCTAAACCTTCTGCAAAAACCGACTTCCGGGAATATTCTTTTGAACGGGAAGGATATTACCGCTCCGTATACGGATGAACGACTTGTGCGCCGTGAAATTGGCTTTGTGTTTCAGCAGTTTGCTCTGTTTAAACACCTGGATGCACTGCACAATGTTGCATTGGCACTCATCAAAATTCTCAAAATGCCACGCAAAGAGGCCTATACTCGGGCGGAACAAGAGTTGCACCGGGTCGACATGTTTGATCATCGTCACAAATACCCAGCGCAACTTTCAGGGGGACAGCAGCAGCGTGTAGCCATTGCGCGTGCTCTGGCTATGGATCCGAAAGTTATTCTTTTCGATGAACCCACCAGTGCACTTGATCCCGAACTGTCCCGTGAGGTCTCCGTCATCATCAACAAGCTGTTTCTCGATGATGTCACGATGCTGTGCGTAACCCACGATCCCCATTTTGCTAAATTTGTATGCGACCGGATTATTTTCATTGATCACGGGGTTATCCTCACAGAACAACTACCGGAACTGCTCTATCAGCAGACCGAAGACCAACGGATTCGCAACTTCTTTCAGATGTCGAGGGAAAGCTAA
- a CDS encoding transposase, with product MRRRRIKRDGLAYYHLINRMTMRLMLLGDEEKEVLRRLIRRVEGFTGVRVLTYALMTNHIHILVEEPERGMEVGDTELMERLLCLYGEVGVREIVERWDLWGARGEMDAVEEDKARFRRRMHDISEFMKQIKQRFTCWYHRTHGTKGGLWQDRFKSVLVEDGAALRTMAAYIEMNPVRAGLVSDPKAYRFCGFGEAMEGGVLARRGIERVAQEIERGEGWEMVSQSYFEHVLMYEEVRNNRNLVYMDQDLLREKMRRRTTLTKFERLMCRCRYYSHGQVVGSREFVEEFFAENRDYFGPRRKQGRKKIRDGLGDLFAIREVRLD from the coding sequence ATGAGAAGACGACGAATAAAGCGAGATGGACTGGCGTATTATCATTTGATTAATCGGATGACGATGCGGTTGATGTTGTTGGGGGATGAAGAAAAGGAGGTTCTTCGTAGATTGATTAGGAGGGTCGAGGGGTTTACGGGGGTGAGGGTTTTGACGTATGCGTTGATGACAAATCATATTCATATTCTGGTGGAGGAGCCGGAGAGGGGGATGGAAGTTGGGGATACGGAGTTGATGGAGCGGTTGCTGTGTTTGTATGGGGAGGTTGGCGTCAGGGAGATTGTTGAACGTTGGGACTTGTGGGGGGCACGTGGTGAAATGGATGCGGTGGAGGAGGATAAGGCTCGTTTTCGTAGGCGGATGCATGACATTTCGGAGTTTATGAAGCAGATTAAACAGCGTTTTACGTGTTGGTATCATCGTACACATGGAACGAAGGGTGGATTGTGGCAGGATCGTTTTAAAAGTGTGTTGGTGGAGGATGGTGCAGCGTTACGTACGATGGCGGCGTATATTGAGATGAATCCAGTGAGGGCGGGGCTTGTGTCTGATCCAAAGGCGTATCGCTTTTGTGGCTTTGGTGAGGCGATGGAAGGAGGAGTGCTTGCGAGAAGGGGGATTGAACGGGTTGCACAGGAAATAGAGCGGGGTGAAGGCTGGGAAATGGTTTCTCAATCGTATTTTGAGCATGTGCTGATGTATGAAGAGGTTCGGAATAACCGCAATTTGGTGTATATGGATCAGGATTTATTGCGTGAAAAGATGAGGCGGCGGACAACGTTGACCAAGTTTGAGCGTTTGATGTGTCGGTGTCGTTATTATTCACATGGTCAAGTGGTGGGAAGTCGGGAATTTGTGGAGGAGTTCTTTGCGGAAAACCGTGATTATTTTGGTCCGAGGCGTAAGCAGGGGCGGAAAAAGATTCGTGATGGTTTGGGGGATTTATTTGCGATTCGTGAGGTTCGACTGGATTAA
- a CDS encoding amino acid ABC transporter substrate-binding protein, translating to MIRLGLLIMCACMLAGCNEATDSDSKTSTNSPKKIIKAAICPTSPPNCFQKEKEYTGIDVDIFTAFCESKGYELEMTAYDWAGMLGSVISKRVDVAFSGISITEKRKEVMSFSVPYMINVLIIAGIKDSGIVMNSTADWKKYKLGFVRGMYFGDLIKNTYAAAYTYSNLKQYPSYNELLADLGNRKIDGAFMDSLVMADQLQKGIYDITTLFTLEEDDKFGFAFPKDSPMRDEFNQFLEENKTQIQAIIDRYMK from the coding sequence ATGATACGTTTGGGACTTCTGATTATGTGTGCATGTATGCTGGCTGGTTGTAATGAGGCTACCGATTCCGACTCAAAAACCTCCACAAACTCACCGAAAAAAATCATTAAGGCTGCGATATGTCCAACATCTCCTCCAAATTGTTTCCAGAAAGAAAAAGAATATACCGGTATCGACGTGGATATTTTTACGGCGTTCTGCGAAAGCAAGGGCTACGAACTGGAGATGACCGCTTATGACTGGGCCGGCATGCTGGGGTCTGTAATTTCAAAACGCGTGGATGTGGCGTTCTCCGGAATTTCTATCACTGAAAAACGCAAAGAAGTCATGAGTTTTTCGGTTCCCTACATGATCAATGTTCTCATTATTGCGGGCATCAAAGACTCCGGCATCGTCATGAATTCTACAGCTGACTGGAAGAAGTACAAACTGGGCTTTGTGCGCGGAATGTATTTTGGTGATTTGATTAAAAACACCTATGCTGCGGCCTACACGTACAGCAATCTGAAACAATATCCTTCGTACAACGAGCTTCTGGCCGACCTGGGTAACAGAAAAATTGACGGAGCTTTTATGGACTCCCTGGTTATGGCGGATCAGCTTCAAAAGGGCATTTATGACATCACGACCTTATTTACACTGGAAGAGGATGACAAATTTGGGTTTGCCTTCCCGAAAGACTCCCCTATGCGGGACGAGTTCAATCAGTTTCTGGAAGAGAACAAAACACAGATTCAAGCCATTATTGACCGCTATATGAAGTAA
- a CDS encoding amino acid ABC transporter permease has protein sequence MSLFFQELWSEWPSLLSGIKWTIILSACITVSGLLGGMFLLYLQTQPKRWIRLCASAFISFFIGTPLIALLFLMYYGLPTIGWDLSPFTTSFIGFTLNVSAYNARYLSSGYNAIDSHELTAAKAMGYTNRQMYLFLILPQSLRYAVPGLVSQCINNLKDSSVAFLIQFEGFLSFIQNFTAQNFCFSSGYLFAAAVYLLLVSILTLLARAVHHRLRVPGFV, from the coding sequence ATGAGTCTTTTTTTTCAGGAATTATGGAGCGAATGGCCGTCGCTGCTCAGCGGCATCAAGTGGACGATCATATTATCGGCGTGCATCACCGTGTCGGGACTGCTCGGCGGCATGTTTTTACTTTATCTGCAAACCCAACCAAAGCGCTGGATTCGACTTTGTGCGAGTGCCTTTATTTCGTTTTTTATCGGAACACCACTCATCGCCCTGCTATTTCTAATGTATTATGGACTTCCCACCATCGGTTGGGATCTCTCCCCGTTCACCACATCTTTCATCGGCTTCACACTGAATGTTTCAGCCTATAATGCCCGTTATCTTAGTAGCGGGTACAACGCCATCGATTCCCATGAGCTGACGGCCGCCAAAGCCATGGGCTATACCAATCGCCAGATGTATCTATTTCTGATTCTTCCCCAATCCCTTCGCTATGCCGTTCCGGGACTGGTCAGTCAGTGCATCAATAATTTGAAGGACAGTTCGGTGGCTTTTCTTATTCAGTTTGAAGGGTTTCTTTCATTCATCCAGAATTTCACGGCACAAAACTTCTGTTTTTCCAGTGGATACCTCTTTGCGGCAGCTGTTTACCTGCTCTTAGTGAGCATCCTGACGCTACTGGCACGAGCCGTTCATCATCGGCTTCGCGTGCCCGGATTTGTCTAA
- a CDS encoding amino acid ABC transporter permease encodes MFDFLNIVRLLASGAVNTLLITLCSMLFGLIGGLLLTVAHAMAGKYVRIILRCTVYSIQSVPPLVVIFMAMYGLPQLGIITPPFLTVVTCLGTIAAAYICEVLRGALNSIGSIQMEAGLALGMSKTRVFISILMPQMWRLAVPGLINEFTAVLKSSPFAYIAGVPEILKETHAITAVTSKGLPVYTAAALLFFALYLGCSGLFHALYRRHHIPGFEEKSS; translated from the coding sequence ATGTTCGATTTTTTGAATATAGTGCGCCTTTTGGCGAGCGGTGCAGTCAACACCCTGTTGATCACTTTGTGCAGCATGCTTTTCGGCCTCATCGGGGGACTTCTTTTAACGGTGGCGCATGCCATGGCCGGGAAATACGTGCGCATCATTTTGCGATGTACAGTCTATTCGATCCAAAGCGTTCCACCTTTGGTCGTCATTTTCATGGCCATGTATGGACTACCTCAACTGGGCATTATCACTCCGCCATTTCTTACTGTGGTGACCTGTCTGGGTACGATTGCCGCCGCCTATATCTGCGAAGTGCTGCGAGGGGCTTTAAATTCCATTGGAAGTATACAAATGGAGGCAGGGTTGGCACTGGGCATGTCTAAAACACGTGTTTTCATCTCTATTCTGATGCCGCAAATGTGGCGACTGGCCGTTCCGGGGTTGATCAATGAATTCACTGCCGTGCTGAAGTCCTCGCCCTTCGCATATATCGCCGGTGTGCCTGAAATTTTAAAAGAAACCCATGCCATTACCGCCGTAACGTCAAAAGGACTGCCCGTTTACACCGCAGCAGCCCTGTTGTTCTTTGCCCTTTATCTCGGATGCAGCGGATTATTTCACGCCCTGTATCGCCGTCATCATATTCCCGGATTCGAGGAGAAATCGTCATGA